A single region of the Sphaeramia orbicularis chromosome 6, fSphaOr1.1, whole genome shotgun sequence genome encodes:
- the c6h15orf40 gene encoding UPF0235 protein C15orf40 homolog: MSGLTISGVFKTSLTCFRLVKCACFPGFVPVYCCRFIGKTQSRLCPRPVSYQRPYGTNRQMPKKEKVVKGRPAGGAVAEAEASGPVTRDKNGAVTITVHAKPGSKHSSITEVSAEAVGVAIAAPPTDGEANTELIRYLAEVLDLKKSHVVLDKGSRSRDKLIRLDSALSPEEVLRRLRQAAG; the protein is encoded by the exons atgTCAGGTTTAACTATAAGTGGTGTCTTTAAAACATCACTCACATGTTTTAGATTAGTAAAGTGTGCCTGCTTCCCTGGCTTCGTACCGGTATACTGCTGTCGGTTTATCGGTAAAACCCAGTCCAGACTTTGTCCTCGTCCCGTTTCCTATCAGAGACCGTACGGAACAAACCGGCAAATGCCCAAAAAAGAGAAAGTG GTTAAAGGACGGCCGGCTGGTGGTGCAGTAGCAGAGGCAGAAGCATCTGGTCCCGTAACCAGAGACAAAAATGGTGCTGTGACCATAACGGTGCATGCTAAGCCTGGCTCCAAACACAGCAGCATCACAG AAGTTTCTGCAGAGGCAGTGGGTGTGGCCATTGCAGCACCACCCACAGATGGAGAGGCCAACACTGAACTTATTCGTTACCTGGCTGAAGTTCTGGACCTAAAGAAAAGTCACGTTGTGCTTGACAAG GGTTCCAGGTCCAGAGACAAACTCATCAGACTGGATTCTGCCCTCAGCCCAGAGGAAGTGCTGAGGAGACTCAGACAGGCAGCAGGCTGA